One region of Miscanthus floridulus cultivar M001 chromosome 19, ASM1932011v1, whole genome shotgun sequence genomic DNA includes:
- the LOC136527785 gene encoding glutathione S-transferase T3-like, producing the protein MAAMEDEEMEKKVQEYLQRKGLRLAEVAVQGDRSRVPTSAPPHMLASMPGGFLSFPPNGHAYFAPPWPPQPPPGSMTQHVALGSQGKPAINVDDGDDVRTEKRLSWKPDEDLRLVRAWLKYSNDPFNGNGKKEQYWGDVLAFYNSITSTKRTRKVKHLKDRFQKIKRWVGFFCWSLKKAASSDVSEQSDDQLIEKALQFYLDDYKEGPFIVMHCWKVLRDELKWHAILEDLEKSNKRKLGDEGEVGNSTPTPEDTQEKELPIVVKEFKKQCNGKGKARDSDTDLSEAMKKYMDIQAAAKKRHDQFIEIQLRVSDAKVEAARLKREAAMLKTYNSFMSMDTREMTDELKAEHAIGLKLLREKLFGNKN; encoded by the exons ATGGCGGCAATGGAGGacgaggagatggagaagaaggtgCAGGAGTACCTGCAGCGCAAGGGCTTGCGCCTCGCCGAGGTCGCGGTGCAGGGAGACCGCAGCCGCGTTCCTACCTCCGCGCCCCCGCACATGCTGGCCAG TATGCCTGGTGGCTTTCTAAGCTTCCCCCCAAATGGTCATGCTTATTTTGCACCACCATGGCCTCCACAACCACCACCTGGTTCAATGACTCAACATGTTGCGTTGGGTTCACAAGGCAAACCTGCCATCAACGTTGACGATGGGGATGATGTTAGGACTGAGAAGCGCCTGTCTTGGAAACCAGATGAAGACTTGAGATTG GTGCGCGCATGGTTAAAGTATTCCAATGACCCTTTCAACGGTAATGGCAAGAAAGAGCAATATTGGGGAGATGTACTTGCATTCTACAATAGCATTACATCGACAAAACGGACGAGGAAAGTGAAGCATCTCAAAGACCGGTTTCAAAAGATTAAGAGATGGGTAGGTTTTTTCTGCTGGTCTTTGAAGAAGGCTGCATCAAGTGATGTCAGTGAACAATCAGATGACCAATTGATAGAAAAGGCTCTGCAATTTTATTTGGACGACTATAAAGAAGGCCCATTCATAGTTATGCATTGCTGGAAGGTTCTTCGTGACGAACTGAAGTGGCATGCAATATTGGAGGACCTTGAGAAATCAAACAAAAGGAAATTGGGTGATGAGGGGGAGGTGGGGAACAGCACACCCACACCTGAAGATACCCAAGAAAAGGAACTTCCAATAGTAGTGAAAGAATTCAAGAAACAatgcaatggcaaaggcaaggccagAGATAGTGACACTGATTTGAGTGAAGCTATGAAGAAGTACATGGATATTCAGGCTGCTGCTAAAAAACGTCATGATCAATTCATAGAGATACAGCTGCGAGTTTCTGATGCAAAGGTCGAGGCGGCAAGGCTGAAGAGGGAGGCTGCCATGCTGAAAACATACAACTCTTTCATGAGCATGGACACTAGGGAGATGACTGATGAGTTGAAAGCTGAGCATGCAATAGGCCTGAAGCTTCTGCGGGAGAAATTGTTTGGCAACAAGAATTGA